ttttaccaaaaaaaaaaaaaaattcaactgtCTTACCTTACTTTTCTCGGTGGGGAAAATTATATGGTAATTAGTTAAGCTTcataataaatggatggattatcTTTGTGTATATATATTGCTAAGAGGAACAGAGTGAAGGAGAGGAGGAAAAAGGGTTTTCCGATAAAAACCCATCTGCAGGTGGCCTCGCTCAAATCATGGGTGGTTTCTTAAGTGGTGTGGAGATAGGGTTTTTattagaaatgaaaaaagttagATGGGTTTGTGAGTTTTTTTCTGAAGACGGATCTCAGCTCTGTgcttggttttctttctttttggatggTCTACCTCTGGCTAACTTTGAAGATGCAGAGATATGGGTATTTGATCACCGAGGGAAGTGGCAGCAAAATCACCGATGCTGTCGACAATGGGGCGGGATTGCAGAGGAGTCGGGGTGGGTGGGGTTacaggaagaagatgaagaagagaagaagaagaattgttttTAATCAAATGGGATTGCAGAGGGGTAGGGGTTGGGGGTGGGTAGGGttataggaagaagaagatttgtttttaatcaaaagggcaaatgggtcatctcacaagAACCGAGGGTTAGTTTGGAGATTATGAAAAATCTTACaatgccacatcagcacttAGCAGACCGATGCTAACGGCACACCCGTAATAGtaattattttcaaaatagaGGGGACGGGTATGTAATTGGAGAAAATGCAGGGGAGGAAAATGTAGTTAGGCTAAAATACAGGGGAGAggtatgtaattttcccttttgtttattaACATTGATTTGGTTAATTGTTATGTTTTGGCTTTATCTTTggttttcttgttatttttctgCTTTATATACTTTGGTAGTTCTTCGCTATGGTATCAGAACTTGGAACCATGAAAATGAATTGATATACTGATGCAGTTAtgaacttttttttaaaataaattcttTGATTTTGTAGGACTCACTTACGAGTACAAAGCGGTAGACTTCCCAAATGGAGAGCACTTTAGCCCAGGTGAATTTGAATTTTCCTTACTTGTAGTATTTGTTGggaaataatattattaaaatttgaGAATATAGAATTTATCTCAACCGCTTAACCTTTGAATGAAACAACCATGTACAGTAAGAGAGCCTGATACATGAACAAATCACAAACACTTGGTGGGACTGAGTCATGCCATTGGTCACTCTCAAGATCGTAGTTGCCCCCTTATGGTGCAATATTTGTTCTTATGAATtgacctccaagatgaaacaacccTTAAGCCTTCCAATAGTTGTTGCACTCACTTACTAGATCACGTTGGGACATATTTAGATCATGCTCAATCcaccaaaagaatggaacaaAGAGAACTCTCAAAACAGTACACAAAAGACTAAACGAAGAGAGAGATTCCCAAGTGGTAGGGATGTCATCTACTTATAGAGGAGAGATGCCCCCTGGAAACATCTGTCCAAAGGAGCCCAGCGATATGTCTCTCTAAAAAAGAAGACATAGAAAACTAGCTGTTGTTGGCATCCAATGCATTTTGAACGGTGTGTAATGAAAGATCGCCAATGCCGGCAATGATTATCCGATGCCGGTAAAACCTTATTCAATGTCAAACTGAGAATATTTCATGTCGGTAAGGTTCTTGACAAATCCCCAACTTAAAACCCATTCTGGCCGACGTTCAATACAAAATAGCTGACATCAGGAGAAACAAATCCAACATCAGCAAAAGGAAAACAGGATTCAAGTCCGGAGTAGAACCACACGCACCACGCCACACCTCAGCTCGTGTGTATGAGAAAATAAACCTCGAATCCCTGGAGACAAGAGAGTATAGGGAGCCTTTCTTCCAAAGAATCCTACTCTTGTAGTTCTTACTATACAATGTGAACCACACTCTTCTATTCCATAAgtaatgtgggactaaacattTCCCACTACTTTACTTTACAAAAAACAACATCAGGAGGTCAATGGTGCAAACCTTGTGCGAGACAGAAAcacagaaaaacaaaagaggTATTTGAaacttatttttccttttgtaaATTCATTTAATACAACAGTAGTATAGCTCTAGTGAGCTAAAAGTACTATTTCTACTATATTTGGTCCAAGCCAAGCTTTCACACATGCATGTCTATTATCAGTGTATAAGCATGCATATGAATGTGAACTTAGTTGGCTGCCTGGATTGCAGAGTTTGAACGTTTGAACCCTCTTCACTACGTTCCAGTGTTAGTGGATGGTGATATGGTGGTTGGAGACTCTTTCGCCATCTTGCTGGTTAGTGGACATGAGAATTAACTTTTCCAATATTTAATGGCTTTTTAAAACCACCAAGTGACTGGCTGAGTGTTAaatcttattatttttgtttttggaacaAGTATTTGgaagagaagtatccccaaaATGCTATTTTGCCACCTGATCCCAAGGGCAGAGCTCTAAATCTCCAGGTAAGTTTCAAGGTGTTCTTCATTTCAAGTAAAGCCCTTCAAtacttttctctttttggtgGGTGGGGGTGAGGTTGATAAAAGAAGTTATTTGGTAGGGGCAAGAAGAAGACAGTTGCCAAGGGCTGAATTAATTTTTGAGTAAGACATTCATATAAATTCATTAACCTGAATCACTGTTTTGTCAAAAATTTATGCACATACTCTGTACTTGCTTGTATAGAATGTCTGACCTGTTCAGTCAAGTTGCAAGTGAAATGTCAGTAATGCCTTGGCTGCTGACGATATTAAATTTCCATTTTCTCTTTCCGTATCTATTTATAAATTCTTGCTTATTGGAATCCATTACACCCAGAAAAGAATTGAAGTCAGCTCTTACTTCACAGCTTTTGAGCTACTATATAGAATGCTCTTCCAGGTTAAGATGCATGGCTTTTAGAAGTCAAGTAGTTGTAACCAGTGAGACCATTCATTTTGGTGGCTTGCATTGTGACAAAAATTTCCAATGTTATATTGGAAACCCACTACTAAAGTTGTGGTAaagaatggagagtatgagctAAATCACTTTCTATGATCCTCTGCCGCCACTTGTTAGAGTATCTGTAAGGTTCACACTTTTGGAGAATGGATATCACATTAACTTTTGTAGTGTTCTCAACTTCCAGCCATTATTCTAAGAAGACCTTTGTGTTAGCAGGTAGCAAGTAATATTGGCTCTAGCATTCAGCCCCGGCACCTTAAGTCACTTCTGGTATGTTATCCTTGCCTATGATGGTTTTACAATAATCATCGTGCAGcatcttaattttgaaatttatgATGTTTCAATCTTTAGTTACCTGGGCCTCTTTATTCTTTAGGAATACATTGAAGAAAAAGCCGGTCCTGGTGAACGACTCTTGTGGACTGAACATCATATAGGAAAAGGTTTTGATGGTAAGTGTCTCTTCCATATGTTCCACTTATTGCTGAAAATATCTCTACTGTCTCATGGACTGAACATCATATTTGATGTAATGGaataaaactcaaaaacaaTTAGGTTACACTATCCCACCCACAAACAGAATCGCAGGACTCAGACTAGAAGTTTATACGTCTCAAATAATCACCTATCTTGGGTTTCAATCACCCTCAAACTTCAACCAGGTAAAGTCGACTATTAGAACTTCAAACCCTCAAAGTTAGGTAAagatccaatggctggattCAAAGTTATTGACTGAAATATGAAAATAACTAGttccagaattagaaacttTGCTGTAACTTCAAATCCATGCAACAGAACAGTATAAGAATATAAACTGATTTACCATTCAACGGATACAACCTCAGATATAAAATGCAATTCAATCTAATGGCCAGATTGCATAAACCAACAACCTCATAAAAATAGTAACTGTGgacagaaattagaaactaccagCAACTATCAGAGCACAGGTCAGAACAGTCCCAAACTATTATCGAAGGCAGTGCTTGGTTCTCTCTTGGAATTCGCAAATTTTGTCGTCAAGCCAGTGGTTAGGTAATGGAGTATCATTCACTTAAAATTATCAGTGAAGAACATCATAATAGTGAAACGCAAGCCACTTCTATCAACATAAACTCTTTAATTTCCAATATTGATGGAATATCTCAGCATAGCAGCCCAACAATCATTCAACAAGTACAAACCAGTCATATCACTCACCTTGATGCACAGGACAGAATGAAGATAATAGAATAAgccaaatagaagaagaagatatggacCTTGCTAGTCTCTCACCAGCACCACTAGTCTCCTACTGGGGTTTCTGCCTCCCACAGACTCCTACTCCACACAAGAAGAACACAGCAAAAAGGAATGGAAAATTCtgtctaaaaatcgtggaggtaTGTAAAGAGTCCCCTATTTTATTAATGCTTGCAAGAAATAGCAGCTAGATCCCCCCTTGCATGGAGAGGGAAATCGTTACAAACACTTTCAACTAAattaaaaactagaaacaaTATATGATCTAGCTTCTAGATATtccacaaaatagaaacaatctCAAATTAGTAACTAATACTAACATATAGAGATCTctaaatcaaaatagaaactaataaaagGTCTCCCACACAAGACTAAATGAAATATAGTAATGGGCTCAAACCTGGTCCATAAAAACTTGGGCTTACTCTGGCTGGCCAACTTGGGCTACTTGGCTTGATGGGCTTGCTAGCTGGGTTACTGGACTGATGGATAGATGGATTAGCCCTCTTCTTGCACATGTACTGTTAAGCAAACCTTGGATCTACATCAGGATGTGATAGTCTCAATCATATAAATGGGTTATTTTCCTCGAAGATTTTCTTGGGAGGACTAAATCACCAAACCCTCCACATGTACTGAATACCTACCCAGTATATGCAATTGACAGGAACAGGTTTCCTAACTGTTCCCTAGGAAGAAAAAACCCTTTTGTATTTATCTTGAACACAGGCAGAGACACAGTACACATTTGATAGAACAAAATTCTGGACAAATTCAAGCCACTCTGCCCTTCAACAGAAACATGAACAGTGGTTGTAATTTCCAAGGACAGGTTTTTTAAAGTAGGACTAACTCCTTCTGTTTGAAATATATATCtagtgtgtgtgtatatatataggaaaatcttgttgtaacctaggttggttacaacaagagTGCAACCTTACCTTTTCCCCCAtagtcttattcccaaaaattatttaatgcagTATTAAATTCTGTATTAAATGactttcaactttttgaaaACCCCTTTTTATCCCTGCATTAAATACTTTTGGTAATAAGGCAAGGGGCAAAAAGGTAAGTTTACAATCTTATTGCAACTAACCGTGGTGACCAGTtattcccatatatatatattatacatAATTGTACCATACCAGATTCCTGTCTGCTACTCTGAACTGTCTTCTATTGTGAACAGCTATTGAGAAGTTGCTGAAAGATTTCAATGGCAGATATGCTACAGGAGATGAAGTATACATGGTCTGTTCTAGTACTTTATACTCTCGTCATTATCTCAAAGCTTAATTGAACTATTTCACTTACCTTGAACCAACAAAGCTATTTCATAACCAAACAACAAACAACTGGCTTCTGCTTCATtgattgtttttaaaattttctgaaTCACTTCCTAGTTGATGACCATAGTATTCTGAAATTTCATGCAAAATCTGACAGAGTACCTAATAATAAATATTCTCTTGATAGGATCGAACTAACCAATGAAAATTGTTGTTTTAATCTCTATGCAGGCTGATATTTTTCTAGCCCCACAGATTAGTATATCTATCACGAGGTTCAACATTGATATGGTGAAGTCCTTTccttcctccctccccccccccccctttttttttttctttataatattattaatgaAATCCAGAGACCAATAGCTTATGCTGACACCTTTAAAATGcgaaatattaaaaaacaagatGCCTTACTCCACTTTGACAATCAAACTTACAAGAAGAATCCTAGTCCACCTTTGGAAATGGAATAACATATAGAACTCTATATCTGAACTCCCACCCTTTCAAGCTCATTGGGCAACTCATTACCAGACATGTGGCTCCATGGAATGTAGAACTCATAGTAACAAGATACAAATTTGTCCTGGTTTAATAGGTCTTGCTGGCTCCAATGGCCCCTGCTTTTTGATTGCAGCCATCCTTTTACCACCTTTGGATCACCTTCTGTTAGAATAGACCTTACTTCCATCAAACTTGCCACATCTGAACCTCAAATCTTCACTCAAACATAAAGACTGGAAGCATATTTTATTTCATGATCAATTGGACAGAGATGATACATAAATCAATTGTACTGATGTATTTAAACCATCTTATACCAATCTTATATAACTAAGCTTATCTGAAAAAAAACAAGATATCCTACAGAAGATCTACTAATATTAAACAATTTCTGCTTCTAGGCACTGGTTTAGCTCTATTAGTCGTCCTTTCTCCTtaaatcattttctttttgatgcAGTCCAAGTTCCCAACTTTAAGTAGGATCTATGAAGCTTATAAGGATTTACCAGCATTCCAAGCTTCCCTGCCAGAAAGGCAGCCCGATGCTATTTTACAGTAGGATGTATTTCCATATTCATTATGTCTAGCAGTATATTTTACATACATATACTGGCGTATCTGAACTGATACTTACATTATTTAAGCTTGTATGAATTATTTCCTTCAATGCTCTATGGGAAGGATATCAGATCTTCAACTGTTCATGGTTTCTGTATAAACAAAATTTTCCCTAAcatattataaaataaaatggaaagaaatgttacaattatttcatatttttccATTTCCTTTCTCTGGGAATACTTAGTGATATTTTGAGAACCGTAATTTAAATTAACAGAAGTTGTATGCtagttaaggttgctccattcaccaaaaaaaactttgtgacctagtggttgcAGGTTCGTGTTGGgaacagcctctccacgaagTGAGGGTAAGGCTGTggacattatgaccctccccagaccccgcagtggcgggagcctcgtacactgggtacgccttttttttatttaaattaacaGAAGCTGTATGCTACTTTGGGTTCAAGAATTCTTGTATGTAGTGAAACAGGATctgaaaccagtacctgcagagtagaagagagaggagagaaatgaggaagagagagaagatgggaGAAATTGTTGAATCAAGATAGATTTGGACTTTATCGTGGTCTCTCAATCTTTATTTATAGGACTTGTTATTACGAGTAGACTTAAGTAGGAATCCTACTTAGGGTACACAactaaaaaggaaactaaactaaaacagGAAACTGAAGTGAACACAACACCATCCAATGGCTATAAACTTATAGGGTAACAACTTTCTAAATCTggttctttgtttttatttttgagtcaTCCACATAACTAATGATCTAGCTATCAGATGTGGCCATGAAGGTCTTCCATGTCCTTACCTTCGACTGGAATTTGAGCTCCATCAGAGTTGGTTTTAGGGTTGATATTACTATTGTcataagtttctattttgggagtAACTTGTTCATTAAGTTTCTGGTCTATCTGTTACTGGTGGCAGTGAGGTCTCACCTTGCTGTTTAACCTGTATGAGCAACATATTGATCTTGTTATTTGGGATACCCAAGTGGTGAGAGTCATATACCATTGTTATTTGGGATACCCTAGTGGTGAGAGTCATATACTATTATCCTTGCTGGTATGCCTGTTTACTTTCTCTTACTCTATTACAAAGAGGCTACCTTGCTGTTTACCAGTCCTATTGATCCTATCGTTGGGTTAGATTGTTAGCTTGATGTGTAGTGACCATAGTCCCCATCAGGATGACGTGGTTGCCATATGTCATAGGGTCCAAAGCCAAACTATCACTTTGGATGTTCATTTTTGCAATCTACTGCTTCAAACATATGTAAACATGCTTGAATGGGAAATCCCTATTAATCGTCCATGGTGACACTTTTTGACATCACTCTACTATGAAATGGTCTTTCTACATTTTTATTAATACATATTTCAATTGCTTTTATTGTATGCTATGTTTTCTAgaactaaattatatgtagaataTGTTATACAAGAGAAAGGATACCAaaagccaaactaccattttgggtatATTTTTTTATAGTCCAAAGGTTCAAATATGTTTAGAGATGCCTAATGAGGATCCCACTGAAGTTTCAATccaaaatatggccatttgaccACCAAAATAGCCAACTGAAATGTAACAGGTTTTGGTCGAATTGCAATTGAAAtgcaaaatattttggttttaatCTTGGGTTTGTTGAAACCCAGGTTGAAATCGTAATTTTGAAATATGAGGTTTACTAGAGCTTATTTAGAAGTGCTCAACTTGAAGAAAAAGGCTGTTATGGGAAGGGCATCAGACCCCCATTGCTAGCCACTGTTCATGGTTTCTATGTGAACAAAATCATcctaaattataaaataaaagggcAAGAAATGTTTCAAATTTTTCATAATTCTCCATTTACTTTCTCTAGTAATATTTGGTGATATTTTGAGAACTATAGTTTAAATAAGGGATTTTCTTCTTAACAACCCTTAAGGTGTCAAGTAATTTGTAATCtttactctctcttttttttcaacAAGAGTAAATCATGTCATGTCACATGTATACTTGAAAAATTATGCAacaaaaatgacatctttttataATGACACACAAGGATAAGCCacttttcaaattatttttgaaaaccattttttaccTTTGCTTTAAAGAACTTTTAGGAATATGACAAGAGGCATGCAATCAAAATAAGGTTACCAGTACTACATACACcgtatagaggtgtcatttagacaattccaataaataaatagaaccaTTATACTATTTCGGGTTCAAGTATTCTTATATGCTGTGGAAATTTGACAACatttaaaatatgaaaaaaaactTTCCCATGATGTCAGAGTTCAATTTTCCTCACATGATCAACGTATCTCAAATTGAGTAAAAACAAATTCTTTGAAGGAAGCAAAATGGGGAAAGCAGTGCTAATACAGAATACCAAGAAATCTGTTTCTTCAAAACCCAATTCTAGCCTTTATTTCATAGAGTCaactttgattttgatttccttGAAACTATAGCAATtataaacaattaaaacaaaatacaacccaatggaaaaataaagaacatgAATTTGAAACTGTAAAATCAAACTTTAAATATGAATATTGTATCTCGCCCATTGTGAATAGTTCCATGGataaaattttgctgctacactgtTCCCGTTACTCGGATAGATAAAATTTTGTTGCTTTTCTGCAAGGCTAACaatcaaggaaatggaataattcatttccactttgggttcattttaacattttctaaaatatccttTAAGATACCATTTTGGCTTCCACACTTGATTCTACTAAAAATGTGCCAAGCTTACTGCGTTCTAATCA
The Telopea speciosissima isolate NSW1024214 ecotype Mountain lineage unplaced genomic scaffold, Tspe_v1 Tspe_v1.0635, whole genome shotgun sequence genome window above contains:
- the LOC122648247 gene encoding glutathione S-transferase zeta class-like, producing NKFFDFVGLTYEYKAVDFPNGEHFSPEFERLNPLHYVPVLVDGDMVVGDSFAILLYLEEKYPQNAILPPDPKGRALNLQVASNIGSSIQPRHLKSLLEYIEEKAGPGERLLWTEHHIGKGFDAIEKLLKDFNGRYATGDEVYMADIFLAPQISISITRFNIDMSKFPTLSRIYEAYKDLPAFQASLPERQPDAILQ